The Sphingopyxis fribergensis DNA segment AAGGAACGGATCGCCGCATTGAGCGGCCTTCACCCGGGCGACGCGCGCTAGTTGCTCGAAATAGACGCTGTCGCGAGGCGGTTCCATGCATCACCGATACCATGGTTAAGTCACCAAAAACCTAAAGAAGCGATCTCGATAACACCGCCTGCGGCCGGCCGTTGCCGTAGGTCCGTGAACACCGAGGATTATCATAGTCGAAGATCCGCGGTTGGCTTACGGCACCGGCATTCACAGAGACTGGAGGTCTTGGCATAACGCGGCGCGCGGCGAATAGCCTCCGTCCTCGCCTAAAGCCACTAACGGTCCACGTCGCGATTTCTGGTTGCGAACCGATAACATGGGTTAATGCCGACAGTATCAAATCAACTAGTCTCCCCGCGCTCACTGATCCCTGTCTGCGACGCAGGGAGCCGTGGGGTCCTCTTTTTGCATCCAAAGGGGAGGAAAGGCTCTGCTTCGCGGCGGGGCCTTTCTTATTCTTAGCGACTGTTCATCATGTCGGCAGCAGTCTGCGCCTCGGCTTTGGTGGGATAGGAATCCTCAAGGGGCGTCTCTGTTATCACAGCGTCTCTGTTATCACGGCAGCTTTCATCTCAATCGCAACCACCCAATAATTCATTGCGCGGTCTGGTCCGCGCACTTCGTATGTTGGCATTTTCCACAGCTGACTCCCGGTCCAATTCCCTACTTACTCCCCAACCGCTTTCGAAGCTTGGTGGAGCTGTCCGATGAGTTACGGCCTTGTCGCCTTTTCGCTCGATCCCAGCGCGCTCGCAAGATCTGACATCAAGGGCTCGAACCGGCCCACCGCTGCTCACAACAAGCGGCAGAGGCGGTTACGACTTCACTTAACCTTAATTGCCGTCCGCTATTGCGGCGACAGTCCCGTCGCTCTTGCGACCTCGAGTGGCGGGGCTACCAATCCGGAGCGGGAGATTTGGTAGTCGTGCCGACCTTCGAAATCGCAGGCCCAGGTCCGGACGGCGACTATTGCGTCGTTCGTTCCGACACTCTGGGCGACGTCACCCATTACGCCACGCTTCCCACATCTTACGACACGGCCGCCGAAGCGCAAAAGGCTGCGGACGCCTACAATGCCGATCCGGCATCCGCCCCGAAAGTCTAGACGCAAGATTGGGCGCCAGTCTGGCGATGGCCCCGTCGCGGTCGGTCGACATCTCGCGCGTCATGGTTTCACAAGGTTAGGCACCAACCGGCCGCCCAGCGGCGCAAAAAAGACGATCCGCGACCTCTGGGGACGCAAACGGCATTTCGCTCCTGCCCTGGCGAGAGAGCGCGATCGCGATGCGTGGTTTCACTTTTTGAATGACATCGCAAATTTGCGCGGCCATTCGTTTTTGCCCATGGGAAAATTGCAAGAGCGAGCGTTCCGAATCACCAATGCCGCTTTGATCGGCGCTCTTGTCGGGCTTCATCGCTTGTTCGGTGTAGAAACCATTTACCGCATAGGACATCATGGCGTCGCGGCCCTATTCGAGGACAATTGGTTTGCTTATTCGCTGAAGGAATTTGGCTGCACCGGCAACGTCGACTATGCGCAAGACGCCGAGAATATGACGCGCCATGAGTTATTCAAACGCATCAGGCCCTCCGATGTCGTTTATGATATTGGCGCCCACGGCGGGGTGTACAGTGTCACCCTGAAAAGTCGCTTTCCAAAAAGCCAAGTCTTCTCGTTCGAGCCGCAACCAGAAGATCTGCTGGTAAACCTGCGCCTCAATCAAATGGCGACGGACAATGTCCACGAGATAGCCGTTGGCAACATCGTCGGCGTTGTTCGAATGACCACGCGGGAGCGGTCAAGCAATCACGTCAACATCGCAGGCGACCGAGAGGTACGGATGGTTCGCCTGGACGAATACACGGCGGCTCAAAATATCCCGGACCCGGATTGGATCAAAATCGATATTGAAGGAATGGAGTTGCCCGCTCTGATCGGCGCAGAGGCTTTAATTCGAAGGTCTCGGCCAACCATCATTTGCGAGATTAATCATCTGCACAATCGGTTCGGCACGACAGTCCCCGATATTCTCCGTTGGCTTCGATCTGTCGACTATGAAGCGCACCGACTAACCGGCAACAGCCTGATACCAATCCCCGGAGCGATCGATTTTGCGTCGCTCGGATATTCGGCTGACAGGAACTTCTGGTTCATGCCTGCATCGCGGCAATAGTCGATCGAGCCGGCGCGTGAGAATGGGTTGGGAAGAAGCGTCGATTCTGGCCAAATTACGATCGCCACCGACGCAACCAGACAAAGTCGCCAACCTGCCGATCGATCGATTTGACGGGCTGCACGGCTTCGAATCCACCATCTGACGGCCGATGCGTTCGGGACTTTGGTCCTAAGCTTCAAACCTGCGCAACCTTGGCAAGTTTCCGGCTCTCAATTTTAGATTGAGACGAGCTGATGGCCGGTATTTCGGGCGCGAGAATCTTAGACCGACGTTGAAAAAGCCGCGACATTAGCCTCCGTGACAGCGTAGCGGCTTGCCGTCCAAGCCATCGAACCAGATGGTCGCATTTACGCCGTCGATATCGACGACGCTTCGGCCATTGGAAAAACGTTTGGCGACGCCATCAACCGGAACGAGAGGCTCGGCATTGATTCCACGCTCGAACGAGAGGGTTCCATCTTCGTTCGAACTCATCATCACGTGCCGATCGTCGGAACAAGTGAGAGACCAAGCGCTGATTTCGGAACCGGTATCGATCCGGTGCCCGCGCGGATAGAAGCGACCGTGCCAAGCCTCCCAGAGAAGCCCGGCGAGGCCCAGACCAAGGATTATCAGCATCAGCGTCGCCTTGTAATCCACGCGGCGCCGCCGGAAATTCGACCGGTCTTGATCCCCGTTCGGGTTCAGGAGCTTGTGGATCGCGCTGTTCGCGCCGGCGATCGGATGCGCCGCCCAGCCGTCGTCGCTGGTCGAATATATCCCCTCCTCCGGATCAATCGATACTCCAAGACCGGTGCTCAGCATAAGCTTCAGCCCGCCACCCGGTTGCCATTCGAACGCGGTGTCGACCGGTTCGTCGGCGAGGTTCAGAAGGACAACGCCATCGTGAGCAACCTTTGGCCGGTACTGCACCTGCATTTCGTGAACGTCGCCGGGGTCATATCCCGGCACCAGGTGGAGAATGATCCGCCCGTCAGGCGACGCATGGCGGACGATCTCGGGATAACCGGTTGGCGCTTGATCCATGGCCCACGCTACGCGCCGATCGCGGGCTTGCCAAGCGAGGCCCGATCTGCACGTCGATCGACCTTTCTACCCGCTAGATCGGCTCCGGCGTCTGCCCAGCCATCCCGCCAGCACCGCTCCAGCGGCAAGCAATGTTCCGAGCGGCCCGGCCAGAAAGGGATAGATTCCGTCCATCTCGTCGAACGCACGGTGACCAGGAGCCGTATATTGCCCCCAGTAAGCAAAGACGATGAGGAGAGCCGCTGCGAGGAGGAAGATATGCACGAGGATGCTGGTGACACCGCGCGTCGGCAGCGTGCGCGTCAGACGCCATGCAAGAACGCCGAACAGAATCGAAAGAAAGACGCCGGCAAGGAACA contains these protein-coding regions:
- a CDS encoding FkbM family methyltransferase; translated protein: MNDIANLRGHSFLPMGKLQERAFRITNAALIGALVGLHRLFGVETIYRIGHHGVAALFEDNWFAYSLKEFGCTGNVDYAQDAENMTRHELFKRIRPSDVVYDIGAHGGVYSVTLKSRFPKSQVFSFEPQPEDLLVNLRLNQMATDNVHEIAVGNIVGVVRMTTRERSSNHVNIAGDREVRMVRLDEYTAAQNIPDPDWIKIDIEGMELPALIGAEALIRRSRPTIICEINHLHNRFGTTVPDILRWLRSVDYEAHRLTGNSLIPIPGAIDFASLGYSADRNFWFMPASRQ